In Solanum stenotomum isolate F172 chromosome 6, ASM1918654v1, whole genome shotgun sequence, one DNA window encodes the following:
- the LOC125867455 gene encoding probable carboxylesterase 120, with the protein MASQRFARPIFDNPFLKIQELPGNTVKRNSESLKQANCDPKGTSLVVTRDVDLDTTKNTWLRLYVPRRLTKNPTPKKLPLIMYYHGGGFVYFHANTFIFDVFCQALAERVGAMVISLEYRLAPEHRLPAAYDDAMDGLEWLKSTKDEWVCNYADLSKVFLGGTSSGGNLAYNAGLRAAVMAKELEPIKIKGLILHHPFFSGKNRTESEEKQKDDQLLPLHAVDKMFDLCLPKGVDHDHEYCNPCANGGSKHLDDMKELGWKVFVSGVCEDPLVDAARGCVRLMEQKGIKVFKFFRDGYHAMEVFDQSMAAALYDAAKDFVYAVSRT; encoded by the exons ATGGCTAGCCAAAGATTTGCTCGTCCAATTTTTGACAATCCTTTTCTTAAGATTCAAGAATTACCAGGTAACACAGTTAAACGTAATTCTGAATCCCTCAAACAAGCCAATTGTGATCCAAAAGGCACATCATTAGTCGTAACTAGGGATGTTGATCTTGACACAACAAAAAACACTTGGCTTCGACTATACGTCCCAAGACGTTTAACAAAAAATCCTACTCCTAAGAAATTGCCACTCATTATGTACTATCACGGTGGAGGCTTTGTTTATTTCCATGCGAATACTTTTATATTCGATGTGTTTTGCCAGGCACTTGCTGAAAGAGTTGGTGCTATGGTGATTTCACTCGAATATCGTCTTGCCCCTGAACATCGCCTTCCTGCAGCTTATGATGATGCTATGGATGGGTTAGAATGGCTTAAGTCTACTAAGGATGAATGGGTTTGTAATTATGCTGATTTGAGTAAAGTTTTTCTTGGTGGAACTAGTTCTGGGGGTAATTTAGCTTATAATGCAG GGCTACGTGCAGCAGTTATGGCAAAAGAGCTAGAGCCAATAAAGATCAAAGGTTTAATATTACATCATCCATTTTTCAGTGGTAAAAACAGGACAGAATCAGAGGAAAAGCAGAAAGATGATCAACTTCTACCACTTCATGCTGTAGACAAAATGTTCGACTTATGTTTACCAAAAGGAGTAGATCATGATCATGAATATTGTAATCCATGTGCTAATGGAGGATCAAAACATTTAGATGACATGAAAGAGTTAGGATGGAAAGTATTTGTGAGTGGTGTATGTGAAGATCCACTAGTTGATGCTGCTCGTGGATGTGTAAGGTTGATGGAACAGAAAGGTATAAAAGTATTCAAGTTTTTTAGAGATGGATATCATGCTATGGAAGTGTTTGATCAATCAATGGCTGCTGCTTTATACGATGCTGCTAAAGATTTCGTATATGCTGTTAGTAgaacttaa